In Sporosarcina sp. PTS2304, a genomic segment contains:
- a CDS encoding methyl-accepting chemotaxis protein, with protein sequence MTERKKKVGLRKKLVLFVVILAVITYTTSAIFINWVQPTFFPDVRPFVFELITYAMGVMWSGILAALFSVILTKPLQRLETAAMKVADGKIGSDIQLPNSSDEIHSVSQAFQQVVINLRSIIEQIEANFQATVECVDSLTKETAAASGQSDAIARTIEEISSGAETTSNAIKKTAQAIEDVRQLATEVNSRAGQSSEQSKAMLRELHITTEVFQSVLAGIHQMTAQSEQALDTIQELDENAHKIGEIVELVGSIAGQTNLLALNASIEAARAGEHGKGFAVVAEEVRNLADESANAVQMISSLVKSIQENVEKVVSEMKHQVQTASAEAKRATETNANVESMTVIIHAVVESVEEITQIVSRQLQTIEHTAVQSIEVATIAEQTSAGAEEVQAATEEQVASIEQTNEKALELQAQSEQLYKVIRRFDRSAD encoded by the coding sequence ATGACAGAAAGAAAGAAGAAAGTAGGTTTGCGTAAGAAACTTGTTTTATTTGTCGTGATTTTAGCAGTCATCACCTATACGACTAGCGCAATCTTCATTAATTGGGTGCAACCTACGTTCTTCCCAGACGTTCGACCATTTGTTTTTGAGTTAATTACGTATGCGATGGGTGTCATGTGGTCAGGAATTCTAGCAGCCTTATTTAGTGTTATCTTAACTAAACCGTTACAGCGTTTGGAAACGGCTGCGATGAAAGTGGCGGATGGTAAGATCGGATCGGACATACAATTACCGAATTCCTCCGATGAAATCCATTCGGTATCTCAGGCTTTCCAACAAGTAGTTATTAATTTGCGCAGTATCATCGAACAAATTGAAGCGAACTTTCAAGCGACGGTGGAGTGTGTAGACTCATTGACGAAAGAAACGGCAGCAGCTTCCGGACAGTCTGACGCAATTGCGCGTACGATCGAAGAAATTTCGAGCGGAGCGGAAACTACTTCTAACGCAATTAAAAAAACGGCTCAGGCGATTGAGGACGTCCGACAATTAGCGACTGAAGTAAATAGTCGGGCAGGCCAGTCTTCTGAACAATCTAAAGCGATGTTACGTGAATTACACATAACGACTGAAGTTTTTCAATCTGTATTAGCAGGCATCCATCAAATGACAGCCCAAAGCGAACAAGCATTGGATACGATACAGGAATTAGATGAGAATGCACATAAAATCGGTGAAATCGTCGAACTGGTAGGGAGCATTGCAGGGCAGACGAATCTCCTTGCACTCAATGCCTCGATCGAAGCTGCCCGTGCAGGCGAACATGGAAAAGGATTTGCGGTAGTGGCGGAAGAAGTGCGTAATCTAGCAGACGAAAGTGCCAATGCGGTGCAAATGATTTCTTCTCTCGTCAAAAGCATTCAAGAAAATGTGGAAAAAGTCGTCTCCGAAATGAAGCATCAAGTGCAAACAGCATCGGCTGAAGCAAAGCGGGCGACTGAAACAAATGCGAATGTGGAATCCATGACCGTCATCATTCATGCGGTCGTTGAATCTGTAGAAGAAATTACTCAAATCGTCAGCCGACAACTGCAAACGATCGAACATACTGCGGTACAGTCCATAGAAGTCGCAACCATCGCAGAACAAACATCAGCAGGCGCCGAAGAAGTACAAGCCGCCACCGAAGAACAAGTAGCTTCGATAGAGCAGACGAACGAAAAAGCTCTTGAACTTCAAGCGCAGTCCGAGCAGTTATACAAAGTCATCCGAAGATTTGACCGGTCTGCTGATTGA
- the wecB gene encoding non-hydrolyzing UDP-N-acetylglucosamine 2-epimerase, translated as MTKKWKVMTIFGTRPEAIKMAPLVLELEKHPDQIESIVTVTAQHREMLDQVLETFNITPDYDLNIMKNRQTLIDVATRGLEGLDKIMKESKPDIVLVHGDTATTFIGSLAAFYNQIAVGHVEAGLRTWNKYSPYPEEMNRQLTGVIADLHFSPTEKSAQNLLNEGKNAERIFVTGNTAIDALQTTVDPTYHHPMFDQLGEDRLILLTAHRRENLGEPMRNMFRAINRLLDKYEDIQVIYPVHMNPAVREVADELLGDNERVHLIEPLEVLDFHNFAARSHIILTDSGGIQEEAPSLGKPVIVLRDTTERPEGIESGTLRLAGTEEETIFRLTDTLLSDPAEYEKMSKAHNPYGDGHASERIVESLLKHLPLL; from the coding sequence TTGACTAAGAAATGGAAAGTGATGACGATTTTCGGTACAAGACCGGAAGCGATAAAAATGGCTCCGCTCGTACTGGAACTGGAAAAACATCCTGATCAAATCGAGTCAATCGTCACCGTCACTGCGCAACATCGTGAAATGCTCGATCAAGTGTTGGAAACATTCAACATCACACCAGATTATGACTTAAATATTATGAAAAACCGTCAAACATTGATCGATGTAGCAACACGGGGCCTTGAAGGATTGGATAAGATTATGAAAGAATCAAAACCCGACATCGTGCTCGTGCATGGCGATACAGCAACGACGTTTATCGGAAGTTTAGCAGCATTTTACAATCAGATCGCGGTAGGTCATGTGGAAGCGGGGCTGCGGACGTGGAATAAATATTCCCCATACCCTGAAGAGATGAACCGGCAACTAACAGGCGTCATCGCGGATCTTCATTTTTCACCGACGGAAAAATCGGCACAGAATTTATTAAATGAAGGAAAAAATGCAGAACGAATCTTCGTGACGGGAAATACTGCAATCGATGCGTTGCAGACGACAGTAGATCCGACATATCATCACCCAATGTTTGATCAGCTCGGTGAAGATCGCTTAATTTTACTGACTGCTCATCGACGTGAAAATCTTGGCGAGCCGATGCGTAATATGTTCCGTGCGATTAACCGATTACTCGATAAATATGAAGATATTCAAGTCATTTATCCTGTTCATATGAATCCTGCGGTGCGTGAAGTGGCGGATGAATTGCTTGGGGACAATGAACGTGTACATTTAATCGAACCTCTAGAAGTATTAGATTTTCATAACTTCGCAGCGCGTTCGCATATTATTCTTACAGATTCTGGCGGCATTCAAGAGGAAGCTCCGTCTCTTGGAAAACCGGTGATCGTACTAAGAGATACGACAGAACGCCCTGAAGGTATCGAATCAGGAACATTACGGTTGGCAGGAACGGAAGAAGAAACGATCTTCCGTCTAACTGACACGTTATTATCCGATCCTGCTGAATACGAAAAAATGTCCAAAGCGCATAATCCCTATGGTGACGGACATGCCTCAGAACGCATTGTAGAGTCGCTACTAAAACACTTGCCTTTACTGTAA
- the upp gene encoding uracil phosphoribosyltransferase translates to MGKVHVFDHPLIQHKLTFIRKADTGTKEFRELVNELATLMAFEITRDLPTQEITIQTPVCEAKSRILAGKKLGIVPILRAGIGMVDGIIDLIPAAKVGHVGLFRDPETLQPVEYFVKLPSDVSEREFIVVDPMLATGGTAVEAINSMKKRGAVNIKFMCLVAAPEGVKVLTEAHPDVDVYIAALDEKLDEHGYIVPGLGDAGDRLFGTK, encoded by the coding sequence ATGGGAAAAGTACATGTATTTGATCATCCATTAATCCAGCACAAACTGACATTTATACGTAAAGCCGATACAGGAACGAAAGAATTTCGCGAACTCGTAAACGAACTAGCGACACTAATGGCTTTCGAAATCACACGCGATCTTCCAACACAAGAAATTACGATCCAGACACCAGTCTGCGAAGCGAAATCCCGTATCTTAGCCGGAAAAAAACTAGGAATTGTTCCTATCCTGCGTGCAGGAATCGGTATGGTGGATGGCATTATCGATTTAATCCCGGCAGCAAAAGTAGGACATGTCGGATTATTCCGCGACCCCGAAACATTACAACCTGTCGAATATTTCGTGAAGCTACCTTCTGACGTATCCGAACGTGAATTCATCGTAGTAGATCCGATGCTTGCGACAGGCGGTACAGCGGTTGAAGCGATCAACTCCATGAAAAAGCGTGGAGCTGTTAACATTAAGTTTATGTGCCTAGTCGCTGCACCGGAAGGCGTAAAAGTCCTAACGGAAGCACATCCTGATGTAGACGTCTACATTGCAGCGCTTGACGAGAAATTGGACGAACACGGCTATATCGTGCCTGGACTTGGAGATGCGGGCGACCGTTTATTTGGCACGAAGTAA
- a CDS encoding manganese efflux pump: MIAAIITTIDILIVYTVLRIRRGRLMIVLWTTILNMLFPLIGFYMGELAIQYFDGWSQLLSGVLLSFIGLHILLDDGTRPSMIKMISPFFLALLVSMDAFTVSVTFGMMQLNKWLFIFVSGFFSFFFSSIALVFSGRFRLIHGKYIRYVTGIAFIVIGVLSLVM, encoded by the coding sequence ATGATAGCAGCGATTATTACGACAATCGATATACTCATTGTCTACACAGTTCTTAGAATTCGTCGCGGCAGACTAATGATTGTACTGTGGACTACCATTTTAAATATGCTATTTCCACTAATCGGTTTTTACATGGGAGAGCTGGCTATTCAGTACTTCGACGGATGGAGTCAACTATTATCGGGTGTCTTGCTCAGTTTCATTGGTCTACACATTCTATTAGATGATGGAACACGTCCTTCTATGATAAAAATGATTTCCCCGTTCTTTTTAGCGCTACTTGTCAGTATGGATGCTTTTACGGTAAGTGTTACATTTGGTATGATGCAATTAAATAAATGGTTGTTTATTTTTGTGTCTGGTTTCTTTTCTTTCTTTTTTTCAAGTATCGCATTAGTATTTTCAGGACGTTTCCGTTTAATCCATGGAAAGTATATTAGGTATGTAACAGGTATTGCTTTCATTGTCATAGGTGTATTGTCCCTTGTGATGTAA
- a CDS encoding L-threonylcarbamoyladenylate synthase, producing the protein MKTMKEIVDNTVGKEESYTQAVDILKSGGVVAFPTETVYGLGAVATDEKAVQRIFEAKGRPADNPLIVHIGRKQDVAQYVADVPKVAEVLMEEFWPGPLTLVMEKKPGVIAETVTAGMHTVAIRMPDHPVALQLLQKLKLPLAAPSANRSGKPSPTEAEHVYHDLMGKIPLILDGGATGIGVESTVLDVTVTPPVILRPGGISKEQIEELIGTVHVATKPEDEIQTPRAPGMKYTHYAPDAPLFVIEPNLAVIEHALDHIHQQKKRAAIIGPDELYTEKADWYFSTGSIDSQESLATNLYRAIRQCDTTDADMILAIETDLSGIGAAVMNRLEKASDGKRFSE; encoded by the coding sequence GTGAAGACGATGAAGGAAATAGTGGATAACACTGTTGGTAAAGAGGAAAGCTATACACAGGCTGTGGATATTCTTAAGTCTGGAGGGGTTGTTGCATTTCCGACTGAAACAGTTTATGGTCTCGGAGCTGTCGCAACAGATGAAAAAGCAGTGCAGCGGATATTTGAAGCGAAAGGAAGACCGGCTGATAATCCGTTGATTGTACATATTGGAAGAAAACAAGATGTTGCGCAGTACGTGGCTGACGTTCCCAAAGTGGCGGAAGTTCTAATGGAAGAATTTTGGCCCGGCCCACTAACGTTAGTGATGGAGAAAAAGCCGGGAGTCATTGCTGAAACGGTGACAGCGGGGATGCATACGGTTGCGATTCGTATGCCGGATCATCCGGTAGCTCTGCAATTATTACAAAAACTGAAATTGCCATTAGCCGCGCCGAGTGCCAACCGAAGTGGAAAGCCAAGTCCGACTGAAGCTGAACACGTGTATCATGATTTAATGGGAAAAATTCCATTAATCTTAGACGGCGGCGCTACGGGTATTGGTGTAGAATCTACCGTTTTGGACGTTACTGTCACACCGCCAGTTATTTTACGTCCGGGCGGCATATCTAAAGAGCAGATAGAAGAACTCATTGGTACAGTGCATGTAGCTACCAAACCAGAAGACGAAATTCAAACACCCCGTGCACCAGGGATGAAATATACACATTACGCGCCCGATGCACCGTTATTCGTAATCGAGCCAAATCTTGCAGTCATAGAACATGCGTTAGATCATATTCATCAACAGAAAAAGCGTGCAGCTATTATTGGACCTGATGAGTTATACACAGAGAAAGCAGACTGGTACTTTTCAACAGGTTCAATCGACAGTCAAGAATCGTTGGCTACCAATCTATATAGAGCGATTCGTCAATGCGATACAACAGACGCGGATATGATTTTAGCGATAGAAACGGATCTTTCAGGCATCGGTGCCGCTGTTATGAACCGACTAGAAAAAGCTTCGGATGGAAAACGATTTTCCGAATGA
- the prmC gene encoding peptide chain release factor N(5)-glutamine methyltransferase, with protein MTETILESVRRAEQILDARGLETRTAEMAMLAVTGKSRANYLASLQEHLPLEPCTLFWSYITELVTGKPIQYILGEESFYGLSFEVNEHVLIPRPETEELVYYAIERASRMFGDEKIQMADIGTGSGAIALAFKTEYPQAEVTATDYSEKALEVAKRNAERNRVDITFLQGDMEEPLEQRKWDIILSNPPYIAPYEKDQMSATVYDFEPESALFAEEDGLYFYRRLAEKLPSLMNRPALIGFEIGYQQGEMVRQYLQKSFPDAKVEVVQDINKKDRMIFCEIR; from the coding sequence ATGACTGAGACGATTTTAGAATCAGTCAGACGGGCAGAGCAGATTTTAGACGCCCGCGGACTGGAAACTAGAACGGCTGAAATGGCGATGCTTGCTGTAACAGGGAAAAGCCGAGCGAATTACTTAGCTAGTTTGCAAGAACACCTTCCGCTAGAACCTTGCACGTTATTTTGGTCATATATAACCGAACTCGTTACAGGAAAGCCGATTCAATACATTTTAGGCGAAGAATCATTTTATGGTCTTTCATTTGAAGTGAATGAACATGTGTTAATCCCCCGACCAGAGACGGAAGAATTGGTTTATTATGCGATCGAACGGGCGAGTAGGATGTTTGGTGATGAAAAGATTCAAATGGCTGACATCGGAACGGGCAGCGGAGCAATTGCTTTAGCATTTAAAACAGAATATCCGCAAGCAGAAGTGACGGCGACTGATTATAGTGAAAAAGCACTTGAAGTCGCAAAACGTAATGCAGAAAGAAATCGCGTCGATATTACATTCTTACAAGGAGATATGGAAGAACCGCTCGAACAAAGAAAGTGGGATATTATTTTATCCAATCCTCCTTATATCGCACCTTACGAGAAAGACCAAATGTCGGCAACTGTCTATGACTTTGAGCCGGAGTCTGCTTTATTTGCAGAGGAAGACGGATTGTATTTTTACCGCAGACTCGCTGAAAAATTACCGTCTTTAATGAATCGACCGGCACTCATTGGATTCGAAATAGGTTATCAACAAGGGGAAATGGTGCGGCAATATCTCCAAAAATCCTTCCCGGACGCAAAAGTAGAAGTTGTGCAAGATATCAATAAAAAGGATCGAATGATATTTTGTGAGATTCGATGA
- a CDS encoding ATP synthase subunit I: MQSMAEIFSRQKKSFFFLLALFALGWLVLDYRTIFAGLILGSVFGMYNFWILVRRMERFDRSIVEEKRAKSLGMGLRFASGVAAAAIALALPEEFDLISTVIGLMIPYLLLFTGHLLFHLKH, translated from the coding sequence ATGCAAAGTATGGCAGAAATTTTTAGTCGGCAAAAGAAGAGCTTCTTTTTTTTGCTCGCATTGTTTGCGCTCGGTTGGCTAGTACTGGACTACCGGACAATCTTCGCTGGACTTATTTTAGGCTCAGTTTTCGGAATGTATAACTTTTGGATTTTAGTTCGCCGAATGGAAAGGTTTGACCGTTCCATTGTGGAAGAAAAGCGTGCGAAGTCATTAGGTATGGGCTTGCGTTTTGCATCGGGTGTAGCGGCAGCCGCCATTGCACTAGCACTGCCGGAAGAGTTTGATCTGATCAGTACGGTGATCGGTTTAATGATCCCGTATCTACTATTGTTTACTGGTCATCTGCTGTTCCATTTGAAGCATTGA
- a CDS encoding TIGR01440 family protein — protein MDAIALWKLQLEQALTEFAQQAPPAKGTIFIVGCSTSEVAGARIGTSGALEIGEALFGPLQKFAEQHDIHLAFQGCEHINRAVTLERQTAEKFQLEPVSVVPVFKAGGSMSTYAYNQFKDPVVVEAVRANAGIDIGQTLIGMQMKPVVVPIRTSIKQVGEAIITLATTRPKLIGGSRAHYE, from the coding sequence GTGGACGCTATAGCATTATGGAAACTGCAACTTGAACAAGCACTAACTGAATTTGCGCAGCAAGCACCACCTGCAAAAGGAACGATCTTTATCGTAGGTTGCTCCACTTCAGAAGTAGCGGGTGCGCGTATCGGTACGAGTGGGGCGCTTGAAATTGGTGAAGCTTTATTCGGACCACTTCAGAAATTTGCAGAACAACATGACATCCACCTCGCATTTCAAGGGTGTGAACATATTAACCGCGCCGTGACACTCGAACGGCAAACGGCTGAGAAATTTCAATTAGAGCCTGTTTCCGTCGTTCCTGTTTTTAAAGCGGGGGGGTCCATGTCCACTTACGCTTACAATCAATTCAAAGATCCTGTCGTGGTGGAAGCAGTTCGTGCCAATGCAGGAATTGATATTGGGCAAACGTTAATCGGTATGCAGATGAAGCCAGTCGTAGTACCTATTCGAACTTCTATCAAACAAGTCGGTGAAGCAATTATTACACTAGCGACTACTCGTCCTAAATTGATTGGCGGAAGTCGTGCGCACTACGAATAA
- the prfA gene encoding peptide chain release factor 1 — MFDRLQAVEDRYDRLNELLSDPEIVNDLDKLRTYSKEQSDLQETVEVYREYKEVQAQYKSAKEMQEEHLDEEMKELVKMEIDELEERIESLEEQLKVLLIPKDPNDNKSVIMEIRGAAGGDEAALFAGSLYRMYTRYAEANHWKVEVLDSSPTELGGFKEIIFMIDGTGAYSKLKYENGAHRVQRVPETESGGRTHTSTATVACLPETEEVEIEIHEKDIRTDTFASSGPGGQSVNTTMSAVRLTHLPTGITVSIQDEKSQIKNKEKAMKVLRARVNDKFMQEAQAEYDEKRKSAVGSGDRSERIRTYNFPQNRVTDHRIGLTIQKLDQIIEGKLDEVINALIIEEQAHRLESLDRND; from the coding sequence ATGTTCGATAGACTGCAAGCAGTAGAGGATCGTTATGATCGGCTCAATGAATTACTCAGTGATCCCGAAATCGTCAATGACTTGGATAAATTACGCACATACTCAAAAGAACAATCTGACCTTCAAGAAACCGTGGAAGTATATCGCGAATATAAAGAAGTTCAAGCTCAATATAAAAGCGCAAAAGAGATGCAAGAAGAACATTTGGATGAGGAAATGAAAGAACTCGTGAAAATGGAAATTGACGAGTTGGAAGAGCGCATCGAGTCATTAGAAGAACAGTTAAAAGTTCTGCTCATCCCGAAAGACCCGAATGATAATAAAAGCGTCATTATGGAAATTCGTGGCGCAGCGGGTGGAGACGAAGCGGCTCTATTCGCAGGAAGTCTATATCGCATGTACACAAGGTACGCCGAAGCGAATCATTGGAAAGTAGAAGTGCTGGATTCTTCGCCGACTGAACTTGGTGGTTTTAAAGAGATCATTTTTATGATTGATGGAACGGGTGCGTACTCAAAATTGAAATATGAAAATGGAGCGCATCGAGTGCAGCGTGTACCAGAAACGGAGTCGGGTGGACGGACGCATACATCTACAGCAACAGTCGCTTGTTTGCCTGAAACAGAAGAAGTGGAAATCGAAATTCATGAAAAAGATATTCGCACAGATACGTTTGCTTCGTCAGGACCAGGAGGACAATCGGTTAATACGACGATGTCTGCCGTTCGACTCACGCATTTACCAACGGGTATCACAGTATCTATTCAAGATGAAAAATCTCAAATTAAAAATAAAGAAAAAGCAATGAAAGTATTACGTGCGCGTGTGAATGATAAGTTTATGCAAGAAGCGCAAGCGGAGTATGATGAAAAGAGAAAGTCAGCAGTTGGTTCAGGTGATCGTTCTGAGCGAATCCGCACATATAACTTCCCGCAAAATCGCGTCACCGATCATCGAATAGGGCTCACGATTCAGAAGCTCGATCAAATCATCGAAGGGAAATTAGATGAAGTCATCAATGCATTGATTATTGAAGAACAAGCACATCGTTTAGAAAGTTTGGATCGAAATGACTGA
- the rpiB gene encoding ribose 5-phosphate isomerase B, translating into MKVAISSDHGGNNLRKEITNLLKELDIEYVDYGPDSDASVDYPDYALPVASDVAEGKVERGILICGTGIGMSIAANKVKGIRCALVHDVFSAKATREHNNSNIIAMGERVIGAGLAREIVSTWLATDFEGGRHERRIEKMMDLEK; encoded by the coding sequence GTGAAAGTTGCAATTTCTTCAGACCACGGAGGCAATAATCTCCGCAAAGAAATTACCAATCTATTGAAAGAACTCGACATAGAATACGTAGACTATGGCCCCGATTCAGACGCCTCTGTAGACTATCCTGACTACGCGTTGCCAGTAGCTAGTGACGTCGCAGAAGGAAAAGTAGAACGCGGCATTTTAATTTGCGGGACTGGCATTGGCATGTCAATTGCCGCCAACAAAGTAAAAGGAATTCGCTGTGCACTCGTACATGACGTATTCAGTGCAAAAGCTACACGCGAACATAACAACTCAAACATCATCGCAATGGGTGAACGTGTCATCGGTGCGGGACTTGCACGCGAAATCGTCAGTACATGGTTAGCAACTGACTTTGAAGGCGGCCGTCATGAACGTCGTATCGAAAAAATGATGGACTTGGAAAAGTAA
- the glyA gene encoding serine hydroxymethyltransferase, which yields MDLSNVKRDDSAVFEAIMAEKGRQNSNIELIASENFVTEAVMEAQGSYLTNKYAEGYPGRRYYGGCEHVDVVEDLARDRVKELFGAAYANVQPHSGAQANMAVYFTALEPGDTVLGMNLSHGGHLTHGSPVNFSGILYNFVEYGVTKDEEVIDYEDVRQKALEHKPKMIVAGASAYPREIDFAKFREIADEVGAYLMVDMAHIAGFVASGEHPNPVPHAHFITSTTHKTLRGPRGGLILLNEETAEEFGRKIDKTVFPGVQGGPLMHVIAAKAVAFKEALQPEFKEYAQQVKKNARALAQKLNEEGIEVVSGGTDNHIVLVKLKSLNLTGKVAEHVLDEIGITVNKNTVPFDTEGPFVTSGIRIGTPAVTTRGFKEEDMVEVGRIIANLLKNHEDETAKAEARKAVTALTDQHPLYA from the coding sequence ATGGACTTAAGTAACGTAAAGCGCGATGACTCAGCTGTATTTGAAGCAATTATGGCAGAAAAAGGTCGTCAAAACTCAAACATCGAACTAATTGCATCGGAAAACTTTGTAACGGAAGCGGTAATGGAAGCACAAGGATCATACCTTACAAATAAATACGCTGAAGGTTACCCAGGACGTCGTTACTACGGTGGATGCGAACATGTCGATGTAGTAGAAGATCTTGCGCGCGATCGTGTAAAAGAACTATTCGGTGCAGCATACGCAAACGTTCAACCGCATTCAGGTGCACAAGCGAATATGGCAGTTTATTTCACTGCACTGGAACCGGGCGACACGGTCCTTGGTATGAACCTATCCCACGGTGGTCACTTGACACACGGTTCACCAGTAAACTTCTCCGGCATTCTATATAACTTTGTGGAATACGGTGTGACAAAAGACGAAGAAGTGATCGATTACGAAGATGTTCGTCAAAAAGCATTAGAGCATAAGCCTAAAATGATCGTAGCTGGGGCGAGTGCATACCCACGTGAAATCGACTTCGCTAAATTCCGTGAAATCGCGGATGAAGTAGGAGCATACTTAATGGTAGATATGGCGCACATCGCAGGTTTTGTTGCTTCAGGCGAGCACCCGAACCCAGTACCACACGCACATTTCATTACATCTACAACACATAAAACATTACGTGGTCCACGCGGTGGTTTGATTTTATTAAATGAAGAGACAGCTGAAGAATTCGGTCGCAAAATCGATAAAACAGTATTCCCGGGTGTGCAAGGTGGTCCGTTGATGCACGTGATCGCTGCTAAAGCAGTAGCATTCAAAGAAGCATTGCAACCGGAATTTAAAGAATACGCTCAACAAGTGAAGAAAAATGCAAGAGCTCTAGCACAAAAGTTAAATGAAGAAGGAATTGAAGTAGTTTCAGGTGGTACGGATAACCATATCGTACTAGTGAAATTGAAGTCATTGAACCTAACTGGAAAAGTAGCAGAGCACGTACTAGACGAAATCGGTATTACAGTAAACAAAAACACAGTACCGTTCGACACAGAAGGACCATTCGTCACTTCAGGTATTCGTATCGGTACACCAGCTGTTACGACACGTGGATTCAAAGAAGAGGATATGGTGGAAGTCGGCCGTATTATCGCAAATCTATTGAAAAATCACGAAGACGAAACGGCTAAAGCAGAAGCGCGCAAAGCAGTTACTGCTCTTACAGATCAACATCCACTATACGCATAA
- a CDS encoding low molecular weight protein arginine phosphatase has product MNIYFICTGNTCRSPLAEAIVNHADVSGVQAKSAGIHAMDGMPISVNSAQLLREADMAYKKFSNELKRSDMQWADIILTMTKSHRDFLHGAFPEMKEKVFTLKEYRGTSYNLDVHDPYGGDLSTYRTTFNELTELIYPMIQQLAEEKR; this is encoded by the coding sequence ATGAATATTTACTTTATTTGTACAGGAAATACGTGTAGAAGTCCGTTAGCTGAAGCGATCGTAAATCATGCGGACGTTTCAGGTGTTCAAGCGAAGTCTGCCGGAATCCACGCAATGGATGGAATGCCGATTTCAGTAAACTCCGCACAACTATTGAGAGAAGCCGATATGGCATACAAAAAATTCTCAAATGAATTAAAACGATCGGATATGCAGTGGGCGGACATAATTTTAACTATGACCAAAAGCCACCGTGATTTTCTGCATGGTGCATTTCCAGAAATGAAAGAAAAAGTGTTTACATTAAAAGAATATCGCGGAACATCGTATAATCTAGACGTTCATGATCCGTATGGAGGCGACTTGTCAACATATCGCACGACATTCAATGAGCTGACAGAACTCATTTATCCGATGATCCAGCAGCTTGCGGAGGAGAAGCGATGA
- a CDS encoding stage II sporulation protein R, whose amino-acid sequence MLQDYPITQQPAKISKLVAFIEFVLVLLAIQSVLLLFSQEVPTSEAAQFRILANSNTAADQQMKLQVQTAIAPLLEQALNQTPTKQINEQLLVLKPQIIERARQQANGLPITFEHSAALIPPKRIGFAIQQQGVYDAYILKIGRGKGDNWWCALFPNVCFPEEATVAETEEEPVTFFIWEWIKSWFS is encoded by the coding sequence ATGTTACAAGATTATCCAATTACACAACAACCAGCGAAGATATCGAAACTAGTAGCTTTTATAGAATTTGTACTCGTATTACTTGCGATCCAAAGTGTTCTATTATTATTCAGTCAAGAAGTGCCGACAAGTGAAGCGGCACAATTTCGAATTCTAGCAAACTCCAATACAGCAGCCGATCAACAAATGAAACTACAAGTTCAAACGGCTATTGCCCCATTACTAGAACAAGCGCTGAATCAAACGCCCACTAAACAAATAAATGAGCAATTACTAGTATTGAAGCCGCAAATTATTGAGCGTGCCCGTCAACAAGCGAATGGATTACCTATTACGTTTGAACATAGCGCTGCGTTAATTCCGCCGAAAAGAATCGGCTTTGCGATCCAGCAACAAGGTGTCTATGATGCGTATATTTTGAAAATAGGCAGAGGAAAAGGGGATAATTGGTGGTGTGCATTATTCCCGAATGTTTGTTTTCCAGAAGAAGCAACAGTAGCTGAAACAGAAGAAGAACCTGTTACATTTTTCATTTGGGAGTGGATAAAATCATGGTTCTCATAA